In Lonchura striata isolate bLonStr1 chromosome 14, bLonStr1.mat, whole genome shotgun sequence, one genomic interval encodes:
- the LOC144247104 gene encoding olfactory receptor 14C36-like produces MSNSSSISHFLLLALADTQQLQLLHFCLFLGISLAALLGNGLIISAVACGHHLHTPMFFLLLNLALSDLGSICTTVPKAMHNSLWDTRDISYTGCAAQLFLIIFFLGTELALLTIMCYDRYVSICKPLHYGTLLGSRACAHMAAAAWASAFLNALMHTANTFSLPLCRGNSLGQFFCEIPQILKLSCSKSYFRELGIIAISVCFGLGCFVFIVFSYVQIFRALRRIPSEQGRHKAFSTCLPHLAVVSLFISTIIFAHLKPPSFSSPSLDLALSILYSVVPPALNPLIYSLRNQELKAAVWTLMTGCFQKH; encoded by the coding sequence atgtccaacagcagctccatcagccacttcctcctgctggcactggcagacacgcagcagctgcagctcctgcacttctgcctcttcctgggcatctccctggctgccctcctgggcaacggcctcatcatcagcgccgtagcctgcggccaccacctgcacacgcccatgttcttcttgctgctcaacctggccctcagcgacctgggctccatctgcaccactgtccccaaagccatgcacaattccctctgggacacaaGGGACATCTCCTatacaggatgtgctgctcagctttttCTGATTATCTTCTTCCTTGGAACAGAGCTTGCCCTTCTAACCATaatgtgctatgaccgctacgtgtccatctgcaaacccctgcactacgggaccctcctgggcagcagagcttgtgcccacatggcagcagctgcctgggccagtgcctttctcaatgctctgatgcacacagccaatacattttccctgcccctttgcCGTGGCAAtagcctgggccagttcttctgtgaaatcccccagatcctcaagctctcctgctccaaatcctacTTCAGGGAACTTGGGATCATTGCCATTAGTGTGTGTTTTGGGCTTggctgttttgtgttcattgttttctcctatgtccAAATCTTCAGGGCTTTGcggaggatcccctctgagcagggacggcacaaagccttttccacctgcctccctcacctggccgtggtctctcTGTTCATCAGCACTATTATATTTGCTCATCTGAAGcctccctccttctcttccccatccctggatctggccctgtcaattctgtactcggtggtgcctccagccctgaaccccctcatctacagcctgaggaaccaggagctcaaggctgcagtgtggacactcatgactggatgctttcagaaacattaa